GTCGCGCCAACTGGGCGTCGGACTCGATTTGGACACGTCACAAACGCATTAAGGGCAAGACTGCGCCCGCGCACGACTCAGCCGACTCACACGCCGGGGGTCGTGCGCAACCTATTTGCAAATGCTAGAAACGCGACTTGGGCGTTGCCACCGGAATAGGGTGCGAGCCATCAAGCGGCAGGAAACAATCCTGTTCGGCGTCATAAGCCAGAATGTCACTGGTTTCAATGCTGTAAACCCAACCGTGAATAAACAACTGACCGCTGGCCATCTTCGATGCCACTGACGGATGCGTACGCAGATGCTGCAACTGCGCGATCACGTTTTCCTGAGTCAGTACGTGCATGCTCTCCTGCTCATCTGCACAGTGGCAATTGTCTTCGACAACCGTCTTCGCCACTTCGGCATGCCGCAGCCACGCTTTGACCGTGGGCATTTTTTCAAGGGTTTGTGGGTTAAGGACAGCGCGCATCGCGCCGCAATCGGAATGTCCGCAAATAATGATGTGCTGCACG
The nucleotide sequence above comes from Pseudomonas sp. AB6. Encoded proteins:
- a CDS encoding carbonic anhydrase, translated to MSGTDKQPLAAESADVALKHIVDGFLHFRHEVFPKQEELFKSLATVQRPRAMFIACADSRIVPELITQSSPGDLFVTRNVGNVVPPYGQMNGGVSTAIEYAVIALGVQHIIICGHSDCGAMRAVLNPQTLEKMPTVKAWLRHAEVAKTVVEDNCHCADEQESMHVLTQENVIAQLQHLRTHPSVASKMASGQLFIHGWVYSIETSDILAYDAEQDCFLPLDGSHPIPVATPKSRF